Proteins from a single region of Theobroma cacao cultivar B97-61/B2 chromosome 10, Criollo_cocoa_genome_V2, whole genome shotgun sequence:
- the LOC18586945 gene encoding probable disease resistance protein At4g27220 isoform X2, with translation MAAEFVAAATAGTIGNLATEYASPYLSYFFHFGKIVEDFKNRRNELELKRHRVKNDVDEAIRQTEVIEKDVEDWLTRTEKALGEAQNLEAELERNKCFSWCPSWGWRYRLSKRVAKKTLCISQLSKTCNFQRVGHRAILPGLEFIPSKDFMSSESSNSALKEIMDALKKGDVNMIGLYGMGGVGKTTLAKEVGKQAKQLFDKVVIVTVSQAPNVHNIQDKIADFLDLVFEKKTIEGKAEQLWLRIKDVKKILIILDDVWEELDLKAIGIPFGDDHNGCKIFLTTRLQQVCTRMNCQKDVQLNVLFEHEAWALFKDNAGLKDVSSPLNDVAKKVAEECKGLPLAIVTVGRALKDETLEGWKVVYQRLKDSRHIENQDVCGGIYSSLKISYDYLKTDSSRSCLLLCSLFPEDHEIRIEELIVYGIGQGIFDGVNLIEDARREMHVTITNLQKSGLLLKANDERLVKMHDVVRDFVHWMTSEGENAFMVTSGLKEWPKSRCYTAISLSKINIFPDKLEFPNLKTLLLDCDYDNDNEGLTRVPSMFFKELKVLNVLVLRRVFLSLEELQFLTNLRTLHLEGCHLENASALGNLKELEILVIRYSDINKLPELWELTTLRLLVIWNYSPVLIPRNLQPRLERLEELHLYPYIQRRVISLLKLCSSPHLTSLTLTVSSRRIPKSFAFPRLQSFIIIVNLVAEDVYNVYETNSVGYLTSRRILAISGFSLNAFKKLFWNVEELTLDNVMDYKNIVPSADQGGLNELTSFNIRDCKDLEYLIDTTQEQGPHSAAAFCNLVILTLTNMICLKELCHGRFPNGFLQKLEILTILECNNLIVAIPDLPNIKEVSVEDCAGLEVVFQINGLLHANEENQTSMLSSLTNLELDSLPELKHIWKGPPHLVKLQSLEVIRIASCDKLASLFPATIAQSLVHLEELHIHDCSELEHIITEAETDNNEIVSNTHLHPLCWPKLRTLDISNCPRLRYVFPTFVSECLPRLEVLCLKDLAQLKQVFSPAKERDGNNILLKLLALQELSVENCPQLTCFIVQDQIKELSLSKLGNSSQLCISTNCSQDYLAVGNHEEVFQVQGEYSFSSLNVLHLEDLCEVRLIWKDVPQVVTLENLTTLNVIDCKRLSYIFSPTTARGLSQLVCLNIQQCDKLDRIIAEDQVCSSSNADLQPMSFPNLTTISVGFCKKLKSLFPLGSVRCLPKLEKLIVERNYELEQVFELEDEAEVIIKKEIKFDQLEELSLQEQPSLFDFCPSGYHFVLPDLKCLMVTKCPKMTTCFFIDSEYSVHAKAEGPLCHLHQHF, from the exons ATGGCTGCTGAATTTGTTGCTGCTGCTACTGCCGGTACCATTGGGAACCTGGCAACTGAATACGCATCACCTTATCTCAGTTACTTTTTCCATTTTGGCAAAATTGTTGAAGATTTCAAGAATCGTCGAAACGAACTTGAATTGAAAAGGCATAGGGTGAAAAATGATGTCGATGAGGCTATAAGGCAAACTGAGGTAATTGAGAAAGACGTTGAGGACTGGCTAACAAGAACAGAGAAAGCATTGGGAGAAGCTCAGAATTTGGAAGCTGAACTAGAACGTAATAAGTGTTTTAGTTGGTGTCCTAGTTGGGGTTGGCGATACCGCTTAAGTAAAAGAGTAGCGAAGAAGACACTTTGTATCTCTCAACTCTCAAAGACTTGTAATTTTCAACGAGTAGGTCACCGAGCTATTCTTCCAGGTTTAGAGTTCATTCCATCTAAGGATTTCATGTCTTCTGAATCTTCTAATTCTGCTTTAAAAGAGATCATGGATGCTTTGAAAAAGGGTGATGTGAACATGATTGGACTATATGGGATGGGAGGAGTGGGTAAAACCACTTTGGCAAAAGAAGTGGGAAAGCAAGCCAAACAACTTTTTGATAAAGTTGTGATTGTTACCGTGTCCCAAGCTCCAAATGTCCACAATATTCAAGACAAAATTGCAGACTTCCTAGatttagtttttgaaaagaagaCTATAGAAGGAAAAGCAGAACAATTGTGGTTGAGAATAAAAGACGTGAAGAAAATCCTTATAATCCTTGATGATGTTTGGGAAGAACTTGACTTGAAGGCTATAGGAATTCCATTCGGTGATGATCACAACGGttgtaaaatttttctaaCCACGCGTCTTCAACAAGTTTGCACTCGAATGAACTGTCAAAAGGACGTTCAGCTCAACGTCTTATTTGAACATGAAGCATGGGCTTTATTCAAAGATAATGCTGGGCTAAAAGATGTCTCTTCCCCCTTGAATGATGTAGCCAAGAAGGTTGCCGAAGAATGTAAGGGTTTGCCTCTTGCAATTGTTACTGTGGGAAGAGCtttgaaagatgaaactcTAGAGGGGTGGAAAGTAGTATATCAGCGATTGAAAGACTCTAGGCATATAGAGAATCAAGATGTTTGCGGAGGTATTTATAGTAGTCTTAAGATTAGttatgattatttaaaaaCAGATAGCAGTCGTTCATGTTTGCTATTGTGTTCGCTTTTTCCAGAAGATCATGAGATTAGAATCGAGGAATTAATTGTTTATGGAATTGGACAAGGAATTTTCGATGGTGTTAACTTAATTGAAGATGCAAGGAGGGAAATGCATGTAACAATAACAAACCTCCAAAAGTCAGGTTTGTTGTTGAAAGCTAATGATGAAAGGCTTGTGAAAATGCATGATGTGGTTCGTGATTTTGTTCATTGGATGACGTCAGAAGGGGAAAACGCATTCATGGTGACAAGTGGGTTAAAGGAATGGCCTAAGAGTAGATGCTACACAGCAATCTCattgagtaaaataaatatttttcctgACAAATTGGAGTTTCCAAATCTCAAAACTCTCTTGTTAGATTGTGATTATGACAACGATAACGAGGGTTTAACAAGAGTTCCCAGTATGTTTTTCAAAGAATTGAAAGTCCTCAACGTTTTAGTTCTTAGAAGGGTCTTCTTATCATTAGAAGAACTTCAATTCTTAACAAACCTTCGAACTCTACACTTGGAAGGTTGTCATTTGGAGAATGCTtctgcattgggaaatttgaAAGAACTTGAAATTCTTGTTATTCGTTATTCTGATATCAATAAGCTACCCGAATTATGGGAATTGACTACTCTAAGATTGCTAGTTATATGGAACTATTCACCAGTTTTGATTCCCCGAAATTTGcaaccaag GTTGGAGCGACTAGAAGAGCTACACCTTTATCCGTATATACAAAGGCGAGTCATTAGCTTATTAAAGCTGTGTTCATCACCCCACTTGACCTCGCTAACACTGACGGTTTCTTCTAGACGTATTCCAAAGAGTTTTGCTTTCCCTAGATTACAAAGCTTCATTATAATTGTAAACTTGGTAGCAGAAGATGTTTATAATGTGTATGAAACTAATTCTGTTGGGTATTTGACCTCAAGAAGAATCTTGGCAATCAGTGGATTCTCATTGAATGCATTCAAGAAGTTGTTTTGGAATGTGGAAGAGCTTACTCTTGATAACGTCATGGATTACAAAAATATTGTCCCAAGTGCAGATCAAGGGGGACTGAATGAATTAACTTCTTTCAATATTAGAGATTGCAAGGATTTGGAATACTTGATTGATACAACACAAGAGCAAGGGCCACACTCTGCTGCTGCATTCTGCAATTTGGTGATATTAACTTTGACCAACATGATTTGCTTGAAAGAGTTGTGCCATGGTCGGTTTCCGAATGGGTTCTTGCAGAAGTTAGAAATATTGACTATATTGGAATGCAATAATCTCATCGTTGCAATTCCGGACCTGCCAAATATAAAAGAAGTGAGTGTTGAAGATTGTGCAGGGTTGGAAGTGGTATTCCAAATAAATGGGCTTCTTCATGCCAATGAAGAAAATCAGACGTCAATGCTATCAAGTTTAACTAATTTGGAGTTAGATTCATTACCAGAATTGAAGCACATATGGAAAGGACCTCCTCATCTTGTTAAACTCCAAAGTCTGGAGGTTATCAGAATAGCGTCTTGCGATAAACTGGCATCTCTCTTTCCTGCTACCATTGCTCAAAGTTTGGTGCATCTAGAAGAACTCCATATACACGATTGCAGTGAGCTGGAGCATATCATCACAGAAGCAGAAACTGATAACAATGAAATAGTATCAAACACGCACCTCCATCCTCTGTGTTGGCCAAAATTGAGAACTCTTGACATATCTAATTGTCCAAGATTAAGATATGTGTTTCCGACCTTCGTGTCTGAATGTCTTCCACGACTAGAAGTGCTTTGCTTAAAAGATTTGGCACAATTAAAACAAGTGTTCAGCCCCGCAAAAGAAAGGGATGGAAATAACATTCTACTCAAGTTGCTGGCATTGCAGGAGTTATCCGTGGAAAATTGTCCCCAGTTGACATGCTTCATTGTCCAGGATCAGATCAAG GAATTATCTCTTTCTAAGTTAGGAAATAGTAGTCAATTGTGTATCTCAACCAATTGCAGTCAAGACTATCTAGCAGTTGGGAATCATGAAGAGGTATTTCAGGTTCAAGGTGAGTATTCATTCTCAAGTTTAAATGTATTGCACCTGGAGGATTTATGTGAAGTGCGGCTTATATGGAAGGATGTCCCTCAAGTTGTAACCCTCGAAAACCTTACAACTCTGAATGTGATTGATTGCAAAAGGCtaagttatatattttcacCTACGACTGCTCGAGGTTTATCACAGTTGGTCTGTTTAAATATACAACAATGTGATAAATTGGACCGAATCATTGCTGAGGATCAAGTTTGTTCATCATCAAATGCTGATCTCCAACCTATGAGCTTTCCTAATTTGACCACAATTTCTGTTGGATTttgcaaaaaattgaaaagtctATTTCCTCTTGGATCTGTTCGTTGTCTTCCAAAACTTGAAAAGTTAATAGTTGAAAGGAACTATGAATTGGAGCAAGTATTTGAATTAGAAGATGAAGCAGAAGTGATAATTAAAAAGGAGATAAAGTTTGACCAGTTAGAAGAATTATCACTTCAAGAACAGCCAAGCCTCTTTGACTTTTGTCCAAGTGGATATCATTTCGTATTACCGGATTTGAAATGTTTGATGGTAACAAAATGTCCCAAGATGACTACATGTTTCTTCATTGATTCAGAGTATTCTGTGCACGCCAAAGCAGAG GGTCCTCTCTGTCATCTCCATCAACATTTCTAA
- the LOC18586945 gene encoding probable disease resistance protein At4g27220 isoform X1: MAAEFVAAATAGTIGNLATEYASPYLSYFFHFGKIVEDFKNRRNELELKRHRVKNDVDEAIRQTEVIEKDVEDWLTRTEKALGEAQNLEAELERNKCFSWCPSWGWRYRLSKRVAKKTLCISQLSKTCNFQRVGHRAILPGLEFIPSKDFMSSESSNSALKEIMDALKKGDVNMIGLYGMGGVGKTTLAKEVGKQAKQLFDKVVIVTVSQAPNVHNIQDKIADFLDLVFEKKTIEGKAEQLWLRIKDVKKILIILDDVWEELDLKAIGIPFGDDHNGCKIFLTTRLQQVCTRMNCQKDVQLNVLFEHEAWALFKDNAGLKDVSSPLNDVAKKVAEECKGLPLAIVTVGRALKDETLEGWKVVYQRLKDSRHIENQDVCGGIYSSLKISYDYLKTDSSRSCLLLCSLFPEDHEIRIEELIVYGIGQGIFDGVNLIEDARREMHVTITNLQKSGLLLKANDERLVKMHDVVRDFVHWMTSEGENAFMVTSGLKEWPKSRCYTAISLSKINIFPDKLEFPNLKTLLLDCDYDNDNEGLTRVPSMFFKELKVLNVLVLRRVFLSLEELQFLTNLRTLHLEGCHLENASALGNLKELEILVIRYSDINKLPELWELTTLRLLVIWNYSPVLIPRNLQPRLERLEELHLYPYIQRRVISLLKLCSSPHLTSLTLTVSSRRIPKSFAFPRLQSFIIIVNLVAEDVYNVYETNSVGYLTSRRILAISGFSLNAFKKLFWNVEELTLDNVMDYKNIVPSADQGGLNELTSFNIRDCKDLEYLIDTTQEQGPHSAAAFCNLVILTLTNMICLKELCHGRFPNGFLQKLEILTILECNNLIVAIPDLPNIKEVSVEDCAGLEVVFQINGLLHANEENQTSMLSSLTNLELDSLPELKHIWKGPPHLVKLQSLEVIRIASCDKLASLFPATIAQSLVHLEELHIHDCSELEHIITEAETDNNEIVSNTHLHPLCWPKLRTLDISNCPRLRYVFPTFVSECLPRLEVLCLKDLAQLKQVFSPAKERDGNNILLKLLALQELSVENCPQLTCFIVQDQIKELSLSKLGNSSQLCISTNCSQDYLAVGNHEEVFQVQGEYSFSSLNVLHLEDLCEVRLIWKDVPQVVTLENLTTLNVIDCKRLSYIFSPTTARGLSQLVCLNIQQCDKLDRIIAEDQVCSSSNADLQPMSFPNLTTISVGFCKKLKSLFPLGSVRCLPKLEKLIVERNYELEQVFELEDEAEVIIKKEIKFDQLEELSLQEQPSLFDFCPSGYHFVLPDLKCLMVTKCPKMTTCFFIDSEYSVHAKAETPELVEQNTTEKTAAAQNTVHTENIFWYGQEGVLPPYMEES, translated from the exons ATGGCTGCTGAATTTGTTGCTGCTGCTACTGCCGGTACCATTGGGAACCTGGCAACTGAATACGCATCACCTTATCTCAGTTACTTTTTCCATTTTGGCAAAATTGTTGAAGATTTCAAGAATCGTCGAAACGAACTTGAATTGAAAAGGCATAGGGTGAAAAATGATGTCGATGAGGCTATAAGGCAAACTGAGGTAATTGAGAAAGACGTTGAGGACTGGCTAACAAGAACAGAGAAAGCATTGGGAGAAGCTCAGAATTTGGAAGCTGAACTAGAACGTAATAAGTGTTTTAGTTGGTGTCCTAGTTGGGGTTGGCGATACCGCTTAAGTAAAAGAGTAGCGAAGAAGACACTTTGTATCTCTCAACTCTCAAAGACTTGTAATTTTCAACGAGTAGGTCACCGAGCTATTCTTCCAGGTTTAGAGTTCATTCCATCTAAGGATTTCATGTCTTCTGAATCTTCTAATTCTGCTTTAAAAGAGATCATGGATGCTTTGAAAAAGGGTGATGTGAACATGATTGGACTATATGGGATGGGAGGAGTGGGTAAAACCACTTTGGCAAAAGAAGTGGGAAAGCAAGCCAAACAACTTTTTGATAAAGTTGTGATTGTTACCGTGTCCCAAGCTCCAAATGTCCACAATATTCAAGACAAAATTGCAGACTTCCTAGatttagtttttgaaaagaagaCTATAGAAGGAAAAGCAGAACAATTGTGGTTGAGAATAAAAGACGTGAAGAAAATCCTTATAATCCTTGATGATGTTTGGGAAGAACTTGACTTGAAGGCTATAGGAATTCCATTCGGTGATGATCACAACGGttgtaaaatttttctaaCCACGCGTCTTCAACAAGTTTGCACTCGAATGAACTGTCAAAAGGACGTTCAGCTCAACGTCTTATTTGAACATGAAGCATGGGCTTTATTCAAAGATAATGCTGGGCTAAAAGATGTCTCTTCCCCCTTGAATGATGTAGCCAAGAAGGTTGCCGAAGAATGTAAGGGTTTGCCTCTTGCAATTGTTACTGTGGGAAGAGCtttgaaagatgaaactcTAGAGGGGTGGAAAGTAGTATATCAGCGATTGAAAGACTCTAGGCATATAGAGAATCAAGATGTTTGCGGAGGTATTTATAGTAGTCTTAAGATTAGttatgattatttaaaaaCAGATAGCAGTCGTTCATGTTTGCTATTGTGTTCGCTTTTTCCAGAAGATCATGAGATTAGAATCGAGGAATTAATTGTTTATGGAATTGGACAAGGAATTTTCGATGGTGTTAACTTAATTGAAGATGCAAGGAGGGAAATGCATGTAACAATAACAAACCTCCAAAAGTCAGGTTTGTTGTTGAAAGCTAATGATGAAAGGCTTGTGAAAATGCATGATGTGGTTCGTGATTTTGTTCATTGGATGACGTCAGAAGGGGAAAACGCATTCATGGTGACAAGTGGGTTAAAGGAATGGCCTAAGAGTAGATGCTACACAGCAATCTCattgagtaaaataaatatttttcctgACAAATTGGAGTTTCCAAATCTCAAAACTCTCTTGTTAGATTGTGATTATGACAACGATAACGAGGGTTTAACAAGAGTTCCCAGTATGTTTTTCAAAGAATTGAAAGTCCTCAACGTTTTAGTTCTTAGAAGGGTCTTCTTATCATTAGAAGAACTTCAATTCTTAACAAACCTTCGAACTCTACACTTGGAAGGTTGTCATTTGGAGAATGCTtctgcattgggaaatttgaAAGAACTTGAAATTCTTGTTATTCGTTATTCTGATATCAATAAGCTACCCGAATTATGGGAATTGACTACTCTAAGATTGCTAGTTATATGGAACTATTCACCAGTTTTGATTCCCCGAAATTTGcaaccaag GTTGGAGCGACTAGAAGAGCTACACCTTTATCCGTATATACAAAGGCGAGTCATTAGCTTATTAAAGCTGTGTTCATCACCCCACTTGACCTCGCTAACACTGACGGTTTCTTCTAGACGTATTCCAAAGAGTTTTGCTTTCCCTAGATTACAAAGCTTCATTATAATTGTAAACTTGGTAGCAGAAGATGTTTATAATGTGTATGAAACTAATTCTGTTGGGTATTTGACCTCAAGAAGAATCTTGGCAATCAGTGGATTCTCATTGAATGCATTCAAGAAGTTGTTTTGGAATGTGGAAGAGCTTACTCTTGATAACGTCATGGATTACAAAAATATTGTCCCAAGTGCAGATCAAGGGGGACTGAATGAATTAACTTCTTTCAATATTAGAGATTGCAAGGATTTGGAATACTTGATTGATACAACACAAGAGCAAGGGCCACACTCTGCTGCTGCATTCTGCAATTTGGTGATATTAACTTTGACCAACATGATTTGCTTGAAAGAGTTGTGCCATGGTCGGTTTCCGAATGGGTTCTTGCAGAAGTTAGAAATATTGACTATATTGGAATGCAATAATCTCATCGTTGCAATTCCGGACCTGCCAAATATAAAAGAAGTGAGTGTTGAAGATTGTGCAGGGTTGGAAGTGGTATTCCAAATAAATGGGCTTCTTCATGCCAATGAAGAAAATCAGACGTCAATGCTATCAAGTTTAACTAATTTGGAGTTAGATTCATTACCAGAATTGAAGCACATATGGAAAGGACCTCCTCATCTTGTTAAACTCCAAAGTCTGGAGGTTATCAGAATAGCGTCTTGCGATAAACTGGCATCTCTCTTTCCTGCTACCATTGCTCAAAGTTTGGTGCATCTAGAAGAACTCCATATACACGATTGCAGTGAGCTGGAGCATATCATCACAGAAGCAGAAACTGATAACAATGAAATAGTATCAAACACGCACCTCCATCCTCTGTGTTGGCCAAAATTGAGAACTCTTGACATATCTAATTGTCCAAGATTAAGATATGTGTTTCCGACCTTCGTGTCTGAATGTCTTCCACGACTAGAAGTGCTTTGCTTAAAAGATTTGGCACAATTAAAACAAGTGTTCAGCCCCGCAAAAGAAAGGGATGGAAATAACATTCTACTCAAGTTGCTGGCATTGCAGGAGTTATCCGTGGAAAATTGTCCCCAGTTGACATGCTTCATTGTCCAGGATCAGATCAAG GAATTATCTCTTTCTAAGTTAGGAAATAGTAGTCAATTGTGTATCTCAACCAATTGCAGTCAAGACTATCTAGCAGTTGGGAATCATGAAGAGGTATTTCAGGTTCAAGGTGAGTATTCATTCTCAAGTTTAAATGTATTGCACCTGGAGGATTTATGTGAAGTGCGGCTTATATGGAAGGATGTCCCTCAAGTTGTAACCCTCGAAAACCTTACAACTCTGAATGTGATTGATTGCAAAAGGCtaagttatatattttcacCTACGACTGCTCGAGGTTTATCACAGTTGGTCTGTTTAAATATACAACAATGTGATAAATTGGACCGAATCATTGCTGAGGATCAAGTTTGTTCATCATCAAATGCTGATCTCCAACCTATGAGCTTTCCTAATTTGACCACAATTTCTGTTGGATTttgcaaaaaattgaaaagtctATTTCCTCTTGGATCTGTTCGTTGTCTTCCAAAACTTGAAAAGTTAATAGTTGAAAGGAACTATGAATTGGAGCAAGTATTTGAATTAGAAGATGAAGCAGAAGTGATAATTAAAAAGGAGATAAAGTTTGACCAGTTAGAAGAATTATCACTTCAAGAACAGCCAAGCCTCTTTGACTTTTGTCCAAGTGGATATCATTTCGTATTACCGGATTTGAAATGTTTGATGGTAACAAAATGTCCCAAGATGACTACATGTTTCTTCATTGATTCAGAGTATTCTGTGCACGCCAAAGCAGAG acaCCAGAATTGGTGGAGCAGAACACCACTGAAAAGACTGCTGCTGCTCAAAATACAGTTCACACCGAGAATATATTTTGGTATGGGCAAGAGGGTGTGCTACCACCTTACATGGAAGAATCATGA